CAAATTGACTTTCACCTGCTCCATGCTCACATCTAGATACCCGGAAATCTCTTCATAACTCATTCCTTCAACTTCCCTCAACTGAAAGATCTCCTGCTGTTTTAGCGGTAGCTCCTTCAGTAAAATCATCACTTTTCGTACTGATTCTGATACTTCTTCCTGAACAGGCTCATTTGCCTGAAGCTCCTCCACTCCATCCAGAGAATCTAACTTCTTCACGGATCTAAAGTGCATCAATGCTTCATTCTTAAGACTTTTCACTAACCAGCCTCCTAAATTGGGATGCTGAGCCAATTCCTTTTCCTTTTGAAAAGATTTTTCAAAGACATTTTGAACAAGGTCTTCAGCCAGCGACTTATCCCTAACCCAGAGAAACACCAAGCGGTATAGCTTGGAGCGGCTTGGCCAAATATGTGTTTCAAAAAATGACTTCATTTTGTTAGGTGATGCATGAAAAAGGCAAATGTTACAGTTTGATTGAAAAAAAATTAAATTAATCAGAAATTCAGGAAATTATGGCGACAAGAAAGACATACTCTTGCCCTCTTAAGCCGTAGCAAGTATTTATATCAATAGAGCCAGAAATTAATTTCGTAAAATAATTTAGTATGCATGCAGAGTATTTATTACTTTGCAGGAAGCATTAAAGAAAAAATGAGCAGCAACTATTCAAAAAATCCCATAAAAAAAGCCCCGTCATTTGACAGGGCTTGTGGTGATGAGTGGATTCGAACCACCGACTCACGGATTTTCAGTCCGATGCTCTACCAACTGAGCTACATCACCTTCTTGTAAAGTGATGCAAAGGTAAATATTTGAGTTTTTGATGCAAATCATTTGAAGAAAAAAAAATAGGTTAATCTCTAAGAAAAAAGCTAATCTCATCAATATGAGCTTCTTACCACAAATAGTATTTTTGATAATTTTTGGCCTTGCTGCCTGGATCCTGGCAAAAAGGGTGAAATTCTTAAATAGAAACATACACCTGGGCAAAGGAACTACCAGAAACGATCAAACGGATGCCCGATGGAAAACCATGATGCTTGTTGCTTTTGGTCAGCAAAAGATGTTTAAAAGAATTATCCCTGCTGTGCTGCACCTGTTCGTCTACGTTGGATTCATTATTATCAACTTGGAAGTGCTGGAGTTTGTATTGGATGGGATATTGGGAACTCACAGATTATTCGCTCCTTTCTTAGGAGGTGTTTATGTAGCGGCCATGAATTTCTTCGAATTTCTAGCTATCGCGGTTCTGCTTTCTTGTGTTATATTTTTGATCAGAAGGAATATTGTCAAGGTGCCAAGATTTACCAAACCTGAAATGAAAGGTTGGCCTTCAATGGATGGTAATTTGATTCTGATTATTGAAATCGTTTTGATGCTAGCTATCCTTACGATGAATGCAACGGATCAGATATTGGCTGAAAGAGGCGTTGAACATTACCTAGCTTTAGGTGGATTAGCTTTTAGCGGTTTGATACAACCCTTATTCGAAGGGCTTTCCGACATGCAGCTAATTATCGTTGAAAGAGCTGCTTGGTGGTTCCATATTGTAGGCATTTTAGGATTTGCTATATACGTAACCTATTCCAAGCATTTACATATCTTCTTGGCCTTCCCAAACACTTGGTATTCCAACTTGAAGCCCAAAGGCGAAATGGAAAATATGCCTGAGGTAACCAATGAAGTCAACATGATGCTGGGCATTCCTACAGATAATCCCAATGAGCCACCGGCAGAAATCGCCCGCTTTGGAGCAAAAGATGTCAACGACTTGACTTGGGTTAATGTCCTAAACGCATATTCTTGCACAGAGTGCGGCCGATGTACTTCGGAGTGCCCTGCCAACATCACTGGAAAAACTCTTTCCCCAAGAAAAATAATGATGGACGTGCGAGACCGAGCAGAGGAAGTCGGAAAAAGTATGGACGCTGGAGGAAAAGGCCTGGAGGATGGCAAATCACTTTTAGGAGATTACATCACTAAAGAGGAAATCAATGCCTGTACTAGTTGTAATGCCTGTGTGGAAGCTTGCCCCGTCAATATTGATCCTCTTTCCATCATTTTGCAAATGCGCAGATATGTAGCGATGGAAGAATCGGGAAGTCCTGCCCAGTGGAACTCCATGTTCCAAAATATGGAAACAAGCTTTTCTCCCTGGAAATTTAGTCCAGCAGACCGATTCAATTGGGCAGAAAAAGTAAAAGAAGAAGAAATAAAATGATTTCAGATTTCAATTAAGGAAACTTGATTCGATTCTTCAGATTTCATTTTTAGAAAG
Above is a window of Algoriphagus machipongonensis DNA encoding:
- a CDS encoding RNA polymerase sigma factor, with product MKSFFETHIWPSRSKLYRLVFLWVRDKSLAEDLVQNVFEKSFQKEKELAQHPNLGGWLVKSLKNEALMHFRSVKKLDSLDGVEELQANEPVQEEVSESVRKVMILLKELPLKQQEIFQLREVEGMSYEEISGYLDVSMEQVKVNLHRARTKIRKRMIALNERG
- a CDS encoding 4Fe-4S dicluster domain-containing protein is translated as MSFLPQIVFLIIFGLAAWILAKRVKFLNRNIHLGKGTTRNDQTDARWKTMMLVAFGQQKMFKRIIPAVLHLFVYVGFIIINLEVLEFVLDGILGTHRLFAPFLGGVYVAAMNFFEFLAIAVLLSCVIFLIRRNIVKVPRFTKPEMKGWPSMDGNLILIIEIVLMLAILTMNATDQILAERGVEHYLALGGLAFSGLIQPLFEGLSDMQLIIVERAAWWFHIVGILGFAIYVTYSKHLHIFLAFPNTWYSNLKPKGEMENMPEVTNEVNMMLGIPTDNPNEPPAEIARFGAKDVNDLTWVNVLNAYSCTECGRCTSECPANITGKTLSPRKIMMDVRDRAEEVGKSMDAGGKGLEDGKSLLGDYITKEEINACTSCNACVEACPVNIDPLSIILQMRRYVAMEESGSPAQWNSMFQNMETSFSPWKFSPADRFNWAEKVKEEEIK